A genomic segment from Candidatus Leptovillus gracilis encodes:
- a CDS encoding carboxypeptidase regulatory-like domain-containing protein has protein sequence MHKKRFFWGTAAVALLTAVLILASFGITRADEGSGTVGPPAICAELTNPESTYTGVASIWLRDLCGVAPEKAPQTANAAPVVQLALNPDVPVNDPSGDGGQAYAQSTTSSAINASTGTVCTAYIDVFHGQNEGKGYIGFSRSTDNGDSFEDKGSIDDSVLNYGNPSLVWRASDGYFYLSSPLDQDQGTGVWRSTDDCQSFDYFSSLDLRLEYGVDDMQILAVDNSPSSPYYGRFYVVWYGEFDTIQFSRSDDATTWSGRVTVSSNTNFDYITQTPWVTTGPDGAVYILWNQNSYPWDSAWAFSIEGVHSNNGGDNFAPIASPLPSAVMPRAATVDCGFRVPGLLGGIAYYPPPPQLVAGADGVLHMVYSYDPDGFDTGDVVDVFYRRSLDNGQTWEPEIRLNDDATTTDQYFPTLSVNEHGRVAASWYDRRDDAANNFLFKYYMRTSFDNGVTWEASQAVSDVQSPVFADPSVMQCYHGFYDQQLQTTDSAYLFWSDNRNITAAVYDPDVFSERIDYPADFVLTAVPASQSVCTTDSAVYDVALASIGGFANPVTLSASGEPAGATVTFGANPVTPDNATTLTLSTLAGAAPGSYTLTITGAEGALLHATDVDLHLADVVPTGVTLTAPADTAVDQPVTPTFSWSADATAVTYTIEIATDAAFTNIIHSAETSDASHTPAAYLDTNTIYYWRVISNNGCGDTTSAAFSFTTLNAPAILLVDDDDNFPDVRSSYTDALDALAQGYDVWDTNGGENQPQESDLAPYNMVIWFTGGDYSAGPSPATEAAMTAWLPQDNCVFISSQSYLNNMTAFRSQYLGTRSFFGPYPPYYSVSGDWVVYGGLGPYSLTYPFYESPKAILANALGQPAFVAGADFAGVNVDNALFKSTTLGFPLEAADDAARQEVLATALDWCSNGVEYGSLTGVVTDLDSTLPIKNAAVTADNGSFPITFYTNANGSYSSDLRTGSYTVTVAAANYQSQTFSGVVINDSSATTLDVVLQGSLLSYAPAAVEDTVELGDVVTQTVTLSASGPLDVEVALTPYTTLLDRTYGIYASVAPQPTIFHFSHNDPTDLTLLGSFPLGGSVGGDFFGDDFSVVYALADLGDSDNSNDQLVKIDTLTGAITVVGTLPAAPGWEQYSAMGYDPVTNQMYVISSYADFFGTGGKSLHTIDVNTAQTTLLGALLSPFQMEIGSLAFDDTGTLYLHDRWSQDLATVDLETLVVTYITSGGMQPVTEFNSGMDWDPVTRQMYVTVFSFTTNSSLYTVDLQTGATTFVEQFGSVAPGNDGLIAPTWIAFASAPLPWATAVPDQLAIPANSSVDVTVALDTTGLYDLGDYSGGLAFSGTHVNALASQPITLHVTCADCGVLNGDVLDAWFNEAVAANLHITGDTGMDIQLTGVESYAVTVPAGDYTITATAVGYLSEVVQVTAVSATTTTTDISLTPAASFLEYAPASVAVTAEIGDQITETVTVSNTGTTTMTFAVRMDNFDVPAAVRSAALSAITNPGVNILAPVDILAYGVQQEGIGGALAWFNLNTPGSIESSGNVIADHGSLRGGDFWDDDYSRLYAFEESKLIALDVPTGDKEVIGALPMISTYTTYSGMAYEPVTDKMYILHAYECYLGYSLYTVDVTTAAATFVAPITGTGCLDSLTADDAGNLYTIDMDNDALIAIDPTTGAATIVGSLGFDANTFLQGLAWDSATNQLYYAATDVSGFPFVQKLYLVSTATGAATEIADMGLSNMGGLAIASDAAEWVNFPTYRMEVPPGMQMTFDLVFDLRNMAQTGDYASEMVFDGNFINEPANLPVSLALGCTNCATLDGAITAAATGDPLPARIDVTGPNGFAYTGQSKDAYNLTVQPGDYTIQVSRAGYVPQSVVVTAVANATTTTNFALIASEPEISYSPAALHEVVPVGDTAVSSFSLTNDGNAPFDFTVFDSDWSGNMLPTVPYTSCGAADAFGYSCLDSNAPDTPIAYNWVDISATGTSLGLSGANDFYAPLPIPFAFTFYGSSYNELAVGSYGQVFFEDRQPDPNFGGNQPIPTDMMDGVQTFIAPLWGNHTYDTSVQTHYQVQGVAPYRRVIIQWTNVESGSWPYSRVTFQVILFEEGNILMQYHTLNDLTGDSATIGIQGDATTGLQYGFDQAVLSDELAVCFLHPDSTNYDCGLQPPDAAWMSQSPTSGVVDASETADVEVLWDATAVLPGLYSGSIHFGNSYNDPMMVAATMRVVNMELLPAEDAAIAPPGETVQYTLSLTNIGPMTDTFTIEAASGWEISIAQSSVANLGDSLEITLAPQETVELLVTVTVPADAVQGDVDTAVVTATSNTYSESFVAAELTTTAQNYQLFLPVVAKP, from the coding sequence ATGCACAAGAAACGATTTTTTTGGGGAACAGCGGCGGTGGCTTTGCTAACGGCCGTTCTCATCCTGGCCTCCTTTGGCATCACCCGCGCCGATGAAGGCAGCGGCACAGTCGGCCCCCCGGCCATCTGCGCCGAATTAACCAACCCGGAGTCCACCTATACCGGCGTCGCCTCCATCTGGCTGCGCGACCTGTGCGGGGTGGCGCCGGAAAAAGCGCCACAAACCGCTAACGCCGCGCCCGTCGTGCAACTGGCGCTCAATCCCGACGTGCCGGTCAACGACCCCAGCGGCGATGGCGGGCAAGCCTACGCCCAAAGCACCACCAGCAGCGCCATCAACGCCAGCACCGGCACCGTCTGCACCGCCTATATAGATGTGTTTCATGGACAGAACGAAGGCAAAGGGTACATCGGCTTTAGCCGCTCCACCGACAATGGCGATTCCTTTGAGGATAAGGGGAGCATTGATGATTCGGTGCTGAATTATGGCAACCCCAGCCTCGTCTGGCGGGCCAGCGATGGCTATTTCTACCTCTCGTCACCGCTGGATCAAGACCAGGGGACAGGGGTCTGGCGCTCCACCGATGATTGCCAGAGCTTCGACTACTTCTCCAGCCTGGATTTGCGTCTGGAATATGGGGTGGATGACATGCAGATTTTGGCTGTGGATAACAGCCCGTCTAGCCCGTATTACGGCCGTTTCTATGTTGTCTGGTATGGCGAATTCGATACCATCCAATTCAGCCGCTCCGATGACGCCACCACCTGGAGCGGGCGCGTCACCGTCAGCAGCAATACCAATTTCGACTACATCACCCAAACCCCTTGGGTCACCACCGGCCCGGATGGGGCTGTGTACATTCTGTGGAACCAAAACAGCTATCCCTGGGATAGCGCCTGGGCTTTCTCCATCGAGGGCGTGCACTCCAACAATGGCGGCGACAACTTTGCCCCCATCGCTTCCCCGCTACCCTCTGCCGTAATGCCCCGCGCCGCCACCGTGGATTGCGGTTTCCGCGTGCCGGGCTTGCTGGGCGGCATTGCCTATTATCCGCCACCACCGCAACTTGTGGCCGGAGCCGATGGCGTGTTGCACATGGTCTACAGCTATGACCCCGATGGCTTTGATACGGGGGATGTGGTGGATGTCTTCTACCGCCGGTCGCTGGACAATGGGCAAACGTGGGAGCCGGAAATCCGCCTCAACGATGACGCCACCACCACCGACCAATATTTCCCCACCCTCAGCGTGAATGAACACGGCCGTGTCGCCGCCAGTTGGTACGACCGGCGCGACGATGCCGCCAACAACTTCTTGTTCAAGTATTACATGCGTACCTCGTTTGACAACGGGGTTACGTGGGAAGCCAGCCAGGCCGTCAGCGATGTGCAGTCGCCTGTCTTTGCCGACCCCAGTGTCATGCAGTGCTATCACGGCTTTTACGATCAACAACTGCAAACCACCGACAGCGCCTACCTGTTCTGGTCCGATAATCGCAACATTACCGCGGCGGTGTATGACCCCGACGTGTTCTCGGAGCGGATTGATTACCCGGCGGACTTTGTGCTAACGGCCGTTCCTGCCAGCCAGTCCGTCTGCACCACCGATTCCGCCGTGTACGATGTGGCCTTAGCCAGCATCGGCGGCTTTGCCAACCCGGTCACACTCAGTGCCAGCGGCGAACCAGCCGGGGCCACAGTAACCTTTGGCGCGAACCCGGTCACGCCGGATAACGCCACCACCCTCACTCTCTCCACGCTGGCGGGGGCTGCGCCCGGCAGCTACACGCTGACCATTACCGGCGCCGAAGGGGCGCTCCTTCATGCCACCGATGTAGACCTGCACCTGGCGGATGTGGTTCCGACTGGGGTCACGCTCACTGCTCCGGCGGATACGGCCGTAGACCAACCCGTCACCCCCACCTTTAGCTGGAGCGCGGACGCAACGGCCGTTACCTACACCATCGAAATCGCCACCGACGCTGCTTTCACCAACATCATCCACAGCGCCGAAACCAGCGACGCCAGCCACACCCCCGCCGCCTACCTGGACACCAACACCATCTACTACTGGCGCGTGATCAGCAACAACGGCTGCGGCGACACAACCTCCGCCGCCTTCAGCTTCACCACCCTCAACGCCCCCGCCATCCTGCTGGTAGACGACGACGACAACTTCCCCGATGTCCGCAGCAGCTACACCGACGCCCTCGACGCCCTGGCTCAGGGTTATGATGTTTGGGACACCAACGGCGGCGAAAACCAACCGCAAGAAAGCGACCTCGCCCCCTACAACATGGTCATCTGGTTCACCGGCGGCGATTACAGCGCCGGCCCCAGCCCCGCCACCGAAGCCGCAATGACCGCCTGGCTGCCGCAAGACAACTGCGTCTTCATCTCCAGCCAATCCTATTTGAACAACATGACCGCCTTCCGCAGCCAATATCTGGGCACGCGCTCCTTCTTTGGCCCTTACCCACCCTACTACTCCGTCAGCGGCGACTGGGTGGTGTATGGCGGTCTTGGCCCCTACAGCCTCACCTATCCCTTTTATGAAAGCCCCAAAGCGATCCTCGCCAACGCCCTCGGCCAACCGGCCTTTGTGGCGGGCGCAGATTTCGCCGGGGTAAACGTAGACAATGCCCTGTTCAAATCCACCACCCTGGGCTTCCCCCTGGAAGCCGCCGATGACGCCGCGCGGCAAGAGGTGTTGGCAACGGCACTGGATTGGTGCAGCAATGGCGTAGAATACGGCTCGTTAACTGGCGTCGTCACCGACCTCGATTCCACTTTGCCGATTAAAAACGCAGCAGTTACGGCCGATAACGGCAGCTTCCCCATCACCTTCTACACCAATGCTAACGGCAGCTACAGCAGCGATTTGCGCACCGGTTCCTATACCGTCACTGTGGCCGCCGCCAACTACCAAAGCCAAACCTTTAGCGGCGTTGTGATCAACGACAGCAGCGCCACCACGCTGGATGTGGTCCTGCAAGGCAGCCTGCTCAGCTATGCCCCGGCCGCCGTGGAAGATACGGTGGAATTAGGCGATGTGGTAACCCAAACCGTCACCCTCAGCGCCTCCGGGCCGCTGGATGTGGAGGTAGCGCTCACTCCTTACACCACCCTGCTGGATCGCACCTATGGCATCTACGCCAGCGTAGCGCCACAGCCAACCATCTTCCACTTCAGCCACAACGATCCCACCGATTTGACTTTGCTGGGCAGCTTCCCGTTGGGCGGCTCCGTTGGCGGCGACTTCTTCGGCGATGATTTCTCCGTGGTCTATGCCCTGGCCGATCTGGGCGATTCCGACAACAGCAATGACCAACTGGTCAAGATTGACACCCTCACCGGAGCGATAACCGTTGTGGGCACATTGCCAGCCGCACCCGGCTGGGAACAATACAGCGCCATGGGGTACGATCCGGTCACGAATCAGATGTACGTCATCAGCAGCTATGCCGACTTCTTTGGTACGGGCGGCAAAAGCCTGCACACCATTGATGTGAATACAGCGCAAACCACGCTGCTGGGTGCTCTGCTCTCGCCATTCCAGATGGAAATCGGCTCGCTGGCTTTTGATGATACCGGCACACTCTATCTCCATGATAGATGGAGTCAGGATTTGGCGACGGTTGATCTGGAGACGCTGGTGGTTACGTACATCACCTCTGGTGGGATGCAGCCTGTTACGGAATTTAACAGCGGTATGGATTGGGACCCGGTAACTCGGCAGATGTATGTGACGGTGTTTAGCTTTACCACCAACAGCAGTCTGTATACCGTGGATTTGCAAACGGGTGCAACGACCTTTGTGGAGCAGTTTGGCTCGGTTGCGCCGGGTAACGATGGTCTGATTGCGCCGACGTGGATTGCTTTTGCTTCCGCGCCATTGCCCTGGGCAACGGCCGTTCCTGATCAACTCGCCATCCCCGCCAACAGCAGTGTGGACGTGACGGTGGCGCTCGACACTACCGGTCTCTATGACCTGGGTGATTACAGCGGCGGGCTGGCCTTCAGCGGCACGCATGTCAACGCGCTGGCCTCCCAACCCATTACCCTGCACGTCACCTGCGCCGATTGCGGCGTGTTGAACGGCGATGTGCTGGATGCCTGGTTTAACGAGGCCGTGGCCGCCAATCTGCACATCACCGGCGACACGGGCATGGACATTCAGCTCACCGGCGTAGAAAGCTATGCGGTGACTGTGCCGGCGGGCGATTACACCATCACGGCGACCGCGGTGGGTTATCTGAGTGAAGTGGTGCAGGTAACGGCCGTTAGCGCCACCACCACCACCACCGACATCAGCCTCACCCCGGCGGCCAGCTTCTTAGAGTACGCCCCGGCCAGCGTCGCCGTCACGGCGGAAATTGGCGACCAGATCACCGAAACCGTCACCGTCTCCAACACCGGCACCACCACCATGACCTTTGCCGTGCGCATGGACAACTTCGACGTGCCCGCAGCGGTACGCAGCGCCGCCCTGTCCGCCATCACCAATCCCGGTGTGAACATATTGGCTCCCGTAGACATTCTGGCCTACGGCGTACAACAAGAAGGGATTGGCGGCGCGTTGGCCTGGTTCAACCTGAACACCCCCGGCTCCATTGAATCCAGCGGCAATGTCATTGCCGATCATGGCTCCCTGCGCGGCGGTGACTTCTGGGACGATGACTATTCCCGGCTCTACGCCTTTGAAGAAAGCAAGCTCATTGCCCTGGATGTGCCCACCGGCGACAAAGAGGTGATTGGCGCACTGCCGATGATCTCCACCTACACCACCTACTCCGGCATGGCCTATGAACCCGTCACCGACAAAATGTACATCCTGCACGCCTATGAATGCTACCTGGGCTACAGCCTGTACACCGTGGATGTGACCACTGCCGCCGCCACCTTTGTGGCTCCCATTACCGGAACCGGCTGTCTGGATTCGCTAACGGCTGATGATGCGGGCAATCTCTACACCATTGACATGGACAACGATGCGCTGATCGCCATTGATCCGACAACCGGCGCGGCTACCATCGTGGGCAGTTTGGGTTTCGACGCCAACACCTTCTTGCAAGGGCTGGCCTGGGATTCCGCCACCAACCAACTGTATTATGCCGCGACCGATGTGTCGGGCTTCCCATTTGTGCAGAAGCTCTATCTGGTGAGCACAGCCACCGGCGCGGCTACAGAAATTGCCGATATGGGGTTGAGCAACATGGGCGGTTTGGCGATTGCCTCCGATGCGGCGGAATGGGTCAACTTCCCCACCTATCGCATGGAAGTGCCGCCGGGAATGCAGATGACGTTTGACCTGGTGTTCGACTTGCGGAACATGGCGCAAACGGGTGATTACGCTTCGGAGATGGTCTTCGACGGCAACTTCATCAATGAACCGGCCAATCTGCCCGTCAGTCTGGCGTTGGGCTGTACCAATTGTGCAACGCTGGATGGCGCGATTACCGCTGCCGCCACCGGCGATCCGCTGCCGGCCCGCATTGATGTAACGGGGCCGAATGGCTTTGCGTACACCGGCCAAAGCAAAGACGCTTACAATCTGACGGTGCAGCCGGGCGATTACACCATCCAGGTGAGCCGTGCCGGATATGTGCCGCAAAGTGTGGTGGTAACGGCCGTTGCCAACGCCACCACCACCACCAACTTTGCCCTCATTGCCAGCGAACCAGAGATCAGCTACAGCCCCGCTGCCCTGCATGAGGTGGTGCCTGTGGGCGATACGGCCGTAAGCAGCTTCAGCCTGACCAACGACGGCAATGCGCCCTTCGACTTCACTGTGTTCGACAGCGACTGGAGCGGCAACATGCTGCCCACCGTCCCCTACACCTCCTGCGGCGCAGCCGATGCCTTTGGCTATAGCTGCCTGGACAGCAACGCGCCGGATACGCCCATTGCTTACAACTGGGTAGACATCAGCGCCACGGGCACATCTCTGGGCCTAAGCGGAGCCAACGACTTTTACGCGCCATTGCCCATTCCTTTCGCCTTCACCTTCTATGGCAGCAGCTACAATGAACTGGCGGTTGGCTCTTATGGGCAGGTCTTCTTTGAAGATCGGCAGCCAGACCCCAACTTTGGCGGCAACCAACCCATTCCCACCGACATGATGGATGGTGTGCAAACCTTCATCGCACCGCTGTGGGGCAACCACACCTACGACACCAGCGTGCAAACCCATTACCAGGTGCAGGGCGTGGCCCCCTACCGGCGGGTGATCATCCAATGGACGAATGTGGAGTCTGGCTCCTGGCCTTATTCGCGGGTGACGTTCCAGGTGATCCTGTTTGAAGAGGGCAACATTCTGATGCAGTATCACACCTTGAATGACCTCACCGGCGATAGCGCCACCATCGGTATTCAGGGCGACGCGACAACCGGTTTGCAATATGGCTTCGATCAGGCGGTCTTGTCGGATGAGTTAGCTGTCTGCTTCTTGCATCCCGACTCCACCAACTACGATTGTGGCCTACAACCGCCGGACGCGGCCTGGATGAGCCAATCGCCCACAAGTGGTGTGGTGGATGCCAGCGAGACGGCGGATGTGGAGGTGCTGTGGGATGCAACGGCCGTATTGCCCGGTCTGTACAGCGGCAGCATCCACTTTGGCAACAGCTACAACGACCCGATGATGGTCGCCGCAACCATGCGGGTGGTGAACATGGAACTGCTTCCCGCAGAAGACGCCGCGATTGCGCCGCCCGGCGAAACGGTGCAATACACCCTCTCGCTGACCAACATCGGCCCGATGACCGACACCTTCACCATTGAAGCCGCGAGTGGTTGGGAAATCAGCATCGCCCAAAGCAGCGTGGCGAATCTGGGCGACAGCCTGGAAATCACGCTGGCGCCACAGGAGACGGTGGAGTTGTTGGTGACGGTGACGGTTCCGGCGGACGCGGTGCAGGGGGATGTGGATACGGCCGTAGTCACGGCCACATCCAACACCTACAGCGAATCGTTTGTGGCGGCGGAGCTAACGACCACGGCGCAAAATTATCAACTCTTCTTGCCGGTGGTTGCCAAACCTTAG
- a CDS encoding S8 family serine peptidase: protein MQQRLWLILVTLLATMGLISAAFALNETTTTRQPIATAPDDISLVTSDNPTKQAARDLPQPHTYIIVLADAPLASYADGKLGFAATSPAATGDQRLDMTSVNGRSYHAYLTAVQNNLLHTLSVAYGHTLTPFYQFTVALNGITVQLSAEEAEAAAKMPGVTAVIRDEWHFPTTDATPAFIGATALWDGSATGGLPGTKGDGVIVGVIDTGIWPEHPSFTDDGSYPPPPDFWGGYCQPPADGQNYYFCNDKLIGAQFFLEAYVAAMGGTYNGDFHSARDDNGHGTHTASTAAGNENVPATLLGIPRGTVSGIAPRAYVSAYKALGPYGGLTSDLVAAIDRAVADGVDVINYSIGGSSRDPWQELTALAFLNARAAGVFAAVSAGNSGPGASTVASPGDAPWVTTVAASTSNRQYLSDITITPTISTTVPLYGATLTGGVTDFVLVDAADYTDTLGQNGRLCLNPFAPGTFAANEVVLCERGINARVDKGVNVDAGGAGGLILANAEPGDLATDPYPLPAVHVDAAAGALLRQHIADQSPVTVSFTGSTAVLAPDPRVPVDQMAAFSSRGPIQHGGSNYVKPSITGPGVQILAGQTPFANGAPTGALFQAISGTSMSSPHVAGAAALLVALHPDWSPAEIESALMTTSNPNHLKHDGVTQADAFDMGAGRLDLFVASKAGLVLHEETSSYPAANPAAGGNPAELNIASLANSQCLAECSWQRTVRSTLPYTVTWTAVVPEIAGIDLTITPTQFDIAPGQSQTLTISANVEQFAPDGAWHFVSFALQPDDTDVPQAHFPIALLPTSSILVDRVLETSHFKDGRVDVPVIARQISDLTLTPVGLTIGDVTTANLLEDPTPEDPFDNLNDGTTFFITMTVPADALRLVAETTESTATDMDLFVGTGDTPSAQTQVCNSTSPHPMEYCHVPNPAAGIWWVLVQNWQESDNAPDLAVLITAVVSNDNGNVNATGPATVPAGQPFAVTVNWQKEALTPGDRAYGAVVMGTDAAHTDNVGVINLDIVYTGAALVSLSSNELDISQGTNQVHTHTLTISNPGDIALNWTVSQESAASQITLDLAGEAPVGEAPVGEDSVADPTYFQTIGSFAPFSQMTNPNPPATAWSANQPSSGQTIALTLDDGSPETSFGANGREFIWLNRFTPRQIDYPFALTTVQILFDATALTGVQVGELVDIYVYQDADGNPNSGAVHVGSIHNAPVQFANGTDFSTYQFDQPLRLTGPGDVLIAVVNRTAGIASGGYPAAMDATSSRQRSWIGLYSAGAPADPPTIPADQDWGLVDTFGAPGNWMIRGFGEKCGAADIDWLSVSPTSGVTAPGGSSDLALTVDTQGLEDGVYTAVLCLDSNAITDGSEPFIRVPITVTVAPQMHDYDIFLPFIIK from the coding sequence ATGCAACAACGTCTATGGCTCATTTTAGTGACACTCTTGGCGACAATGGGTCTTATTTCGGCCGCTTTTGCCCTCAACGAAACAACCACCACCCGGCAGCCCATCGCCACCGCTCCCGATGACATCTCGCTCGTTACCAGCGATAACCCCACCAAACAAGCAGCGCGGGATTTACCCCAGCCCCACACCTACATCATTGTGCTGGCCGATGCGCCGCTGGCCAGTTATGCGGACGGCAAGTTGGGTTTTGCCGCTACCAGCCCCGCCGCCACCGGCGACCAACGGCTGGATATGACCAGCGTCAACGGCCGTAGCTACCACGCCTACCTGACGGCCGTACAAAACAACCTCCTGCACACCCTCAGCGTCGCCTACGGCCATACCCTCACCCCCTTCTACCAATTCACCGTTGCCCTCAATGGCATCACTGTACAGTTGAGTGCTGAAGAAGCCGAAGCCGCCGCCAAAATGCCTGGTGTAACGGCCGTTATCCGCGACGAATGGCACTTCCCCACCACCGACGCCACCCCCGCCTTCATTGGCGCTACCGCCCTGTGGGACGGCAGCGCCACCGGCGGCCTGCCCGGAACCAAAGGCGACGGCGTCATCGTTGGCGTCATAGACACCGGCATCTGGCCGGAACACCCCTCCTTCACCGACGACGGCAGCTACCCGCCGCCCCCGGATTTCTGGGGCGGTTACTGTCAGCCCCCCGCCGACGGGCAAAACTACTATTTCTGCAACGACAAACTGATTGGCGCTCAATTCTTTCTGGAAGCCTACGTGGCTGCCATGGGCGGAACCTACAACGGCGATTTTCACTCCGCCCGCGACGACAACGGACACGGCACGCATACCGCCTCCACCGCCGCCGGTAACGAAAACGTCCCCGCCACCCTGCTGGGCATACCGCGCGGAACCGTCTCCGGCATTGCTCCCCGCGCCTATGTGTCTGCCTACAAAGCGCTCGGCCCCTACGGTGGTCTGACCTCTGATCTGGTCGCCGCCATTGACCGCGCCGTCGCCGATGGCGTGGATGTGATCAACTACTCCATTGGTGGTTCCAGCCGCGACCCCTGGCAAGAGCTGACGGCGTTGGCCTTTTTGAACGCCCGCGCCGCCGGTGTGTTTGCCGCCGTTTCCGCCGGTAACAGCGGGCCAGGAGCCAGCACTGTCGCTTCTCCCGGCGACGCCCCTTGGGTAACCACCGTAGCGGCCAGCACTAGCAACCGCCAATACCTCAGCGACATCACCATCACGCCGACCATTTCCACCACTGTGCCGTTGTATGGCGCCACCCTCACCGGTGGCGTGACCGATTTTGTGCTGGTGGACGCCGCCGATTACACCGATACGCTGGGGCAAAACGGCCGTCTCTGCCTCAACCCCTTTGCCCCCGGAACCTTCGCCGCCAATGAGGTGGTATTGTGCGAACGGGGCATCAATGCTCGCGTAGACAAAGGCGTCAACGTGGATGCCGGTGGCGCGGGCGGCCTGATTCTGGCTAACGCCGAACCCGGCGATTTAGCCACCGACCCCTATCCCTTGCCCGCCGTGCATGTGGATGCGGCGGCGGGCGCGTTACTGCGTCAGCACATCGCCGACCAGTCGCCGGTGACAGTTTCTTTTACTGGCAGCACGGCCGTATTAGCCCCTGACCCCCGCGTACCCGTAGACCAGATGGCCGCCTTCAGTTCGCGCGGCCCCATCCAGCATGGTGGCAGCAACTACGTCAAGCCCAGCATCACCGGGCCAGGCGTGCAAATTTTGGCCGGACAAACCCCCTTTGCCAATGGCGCTCCCACCGGCGCACTGTTTCAGGCTATCTCCGGTACCTCCATGTCCAGCCCGCATGTCGCCGGAGCGGCCGCTTTGCTCGTAGCCCTGCACCCAGACTGGTCGCCCGCCGAAATCGAATCGGCCCTCATGACAACTTCTAACCCCAACCACCTGAAGCATGACGGCGTCACTCAGGCCGATGCCTTTGACATGGGCGCAGGGCGGCTGGACTTGTTTGTCGCCAGCAAAGCAGGGTTGGTCTTGCATGAAGAAACCAGCAGCTACCCGGCGGCCAACCCGGCAGCAGGCGGCAATCCGGCCGAGCTGAATATCGCTTCGTTGGCTAACAGCCAATGCCTGGCGGAATGCAGTTGGCAGCGGACGGTACGCAGCACATTGCCCTACACGGTGACGTGGACGGCCGTTGTCCCCGAAATCGCGGGCATTGACCTCACCATTACGCCTACTCAGTTCGACATCGCCCCTGGGCAGAGCCAAACCCTCACCATTAGCGCCAATGTGGAACAATTTGCCCCGGATGGCGCCTGGCATTTTGTCAGCTTTGCCCTGCAACCAGATGACACCGACGTTCCTCAAGCTCATTTCCCCATTGCCCTCCTACCCACCAGTTCTATCCTGGTAGATCGGGTGCTGGAAACCAGCCACTTCAAAGACGGCCGTGTGGATGTGCCAGTAATCGCCCGCCAAATTTCCGATCTCACCCTGACGCCTGTGGGGCTGACCATCGGCGATGTCACCACCGCTAACCTGCTGGAAGACCCCACGCCTGAAGACCCATTCGACAATTTGAATGACGGCACAACCTTCTTTATTACCATGACTGTGCCTGCCGATGCGCTGCGACTGGTGGCCGAAACCACCGAATCTACCGCTACTGATATGGACCTGTTCGTGGGTACGGGGGACACCCCCTCGGCGCAGACGCAAGTGTGCAACAGCACCTCCCCGCATCCTATGGAGTATTGTCATGTGCCCAACCCGGCCGCCGGTATATGGTGGGTGCTGGTGCAAAATTGGCAAGAAAGTGACAACGCGCCGGATTTGGCTGTACTGATAACGGCCGTTGTCAGCAACGACAATGGCAACGTCAACGCCACCGGCCCGGCCACCGTTCCGGCCGGGCAGCCCTTTGCCGTCACCGTCAACTGGCAAAAAGAGGCGCTGACCCCCGGCGACCGCGCCTATGGCGCAGTGGTCATGGGCACAGACGCCGCCCATACAGACAACGTGGGCGTGATCAATCTGGACATTGTGTACACCGGCGCCGCCCTGGTCAGCCTGAGCAGCAATGAGCTAGACATCTCCCAGGGGACAAACCAGGTACACACCCACACCCTCACCATAAGTAACCCTGGTGATATTGCCCTCAACTGGACGGTAAGCCAGGAAAGCGCCGCCAGCCAGATCACGCTGGATTTGGCCGGGGAAGCCCCGGTCGGGGAAGCTCCGGTCGGGGAAGACTCGGTCGCCGACCCCACCTACTTTCAAACCATCGGTAGCTTCGCCCCCTTTAGTCAAATGACCAATCCCAACCCACCGGCGACTGCTTGGTCTGCCAATCAGCCCAGCAGTGGCCAAACCATCGCTCTGACTTTAGACGACGGATCGCCGGAGACCAGCTTCGGCGCCAATGGACGGGAGTTCATCTGGCTCAACCGCTTCACCCCGCGCCAGATAGATTACCCATTTGCCCTCACCACCGTGCAGATTTTGTTCGACGCGACGGCGCTGACCGGCGTGCAGGTGGGCGAATTGGTAGACATTTACGTCTATCAGGACGCCGATGGCAACCCGAACAGCGGGGCGGTGCATGTGGGCAGTATCCACAATGCGCCGGTGCAATTTGCCAATGGCACCGACTTTTCCACCTACCAATTCGACCAGCCGCTTCGTCTAACTGGCCCCGGCGATGTGCTGATTGCGGTGGTAAACCGCACCGCCGGTATTGCCAGCGGCGGCTATCCGGCGGCGATGGATGCCACCTCCAGCCGCCAACGCTCCTGGATTGGCCTATACAGTGCGGGCGCGCCTGCCGATCCGCCAACGATTCCGGCCGATCAGGACTGGGGGTTGGTGGATACCTTTGGCGCACCGGGCAACTGGATGATTCGCGGCTTTGGCGAAAAGTGCGGCGCCGCCGACATAGATTGGCTGAGTGTCAGCCCCACCAGCGGCGTGACCGCACCGGGTGGCAGCAGCGATCTGGCGCTGACGGTGGATACCCAGGGGCTAGAGGATGGTGTGTACACGGCCGTACTCTGCCTGGACAGCAACGCCATCACCGACGGCAGTGAGCCATTCATCCGCGTGCCAATTACGGTAACGGTAGCACCGCAGATGCACGACTACGACATCTTCCTGCCATTCATCATCAAATAG